Within the Ensifer canadensis genome, the region TCGCCATCCTTCTCGGTGCCCTGCTGCGCACCTTCTGGACACCGGGCGATCGCTGGATGGCCGGCATCCGCTTTTCCTCCAGGCTGCTGCTGGAGGCGGCGATCGTCCTCATCGGCGCGACCCTCAGCTTAAAGGCGATCCTGGCAAGCGGCCCGGTGCTGCTCGCAACCATCGTCGGCATCGTCTTTCTGTCGATCGTCTCCGGTTATCTGATAGCGCGGCTGCTCGGCTTGCCAAAGCGGATGGCGACCCTGATCGCCTGCGGCAATGCCATCTGCGGCAATTCGGCGATCGCCGCCGTCGCGCCGGCCATCGGTGCTGAGGGCGATGACGTCGCCGCCGCCATCTCGTTCACCGCAATTCTCGGCATTGCCGTCGTTCTATCCCTGCCGCTGATCGGCGGCTGGTTCGACATGTCGCCCTATGGTTTCGGCGTTCTGGCCGGCATGACCGTCTACGCCGTACCGCAGGTACTGGCCGCTGCCGCTCCGTTCAGCGCCCTGTCCGTCCAGGTCGGCACGCTGGTCAAGCTCGTGCGCGTGCTGATGCTCGGCCCGGTCGTCTTGTGCTTCTCGATCATCAACCGCGAGAGCGAGGCGCATCCCCTGGCGCCTAACCTGCCTGCCGGCAATCGCCGCGTGCGCCTTGCCACGTTTGCGTATTTCGTGCCCTGGTTCATTCTCGGCTTCCTCGCCGTGGCGGTCGCCCGCAACAGCGGGATGATCCCCGACGCGGCCGCCGCCGGTGCTGCTCACCTCGCCACATGGCTCACCGTCATCGCCATGGCGGCACTCGGGCTGGAGGTCGACATCCGCAAGCTCGCCGATGCCGGGCCGCGCGCCAGCGCCGCCGCCATGCTGTCGCTGCTGGTTCTGGCCGGTCTGGCAGCCGCCGCAATCACCGTGTTCGGCCTGGGCTAGCTTCCCAGACACGCCCAAATTTCAAGCATTTGCTTATTTTCTAAGACGCCAAAGTCGGGGCCGATCGGGTGACTGGCCGTCCCCGCCCCATTGTTGAGCATCGCCTTGCCCGGAAGCGGCGGGATAACGCGCCAAAACTTTCTTGTCCCGCGACTGTGCACGCTTCTTGCATTGCATCCAGCGTTGTACTCAAATGGTCAAAAATAAGGGGATCACGCCTTTGGCATTTGACGAAATGATGAATGCGGACAGCAGTCCGCGCCAGCCATATTCGACCTATCATGAATGGTATGCCAGCCAGGACAGAAATCGGCTCATAGCGAAATCAAAGGACGCCGAGAACATCTTCCGGAAAACCGGCATCACCTTCGCGGTCTACGGACACGCAGACAGCTCCGAAAAGCTCATCCCCTTCGACCTCATCCCCCGCATCATTTCAGGTCGAGAATGGCGCAAGCTCGCCCAGGGCATCGAACAGCGGGTCATCGCCCTCAACGCCTTCCTCGACGACATCTACCACAAGCAGGAGATCATCCGCGCCGGACGGGTGCCGCGCGAGTTGATCGAGAAGAACGTGGCGTTCCTGCCGCAGATGATCGGCTTCCGGCCGCCGGGCGGCGTCTACACCCATATCGTCGGCACCGACATCGTGCGCACCGGCGAGGATCAGTTCTACGTGCTGGAGGACAATGCCCGCACGCCGTCCGGTGTCAGCTACA harbors:
- a CDS encoding YeiH family protein, whose product is MSRSHSPSAAPAPTLSSRIARIAPGLILCCLVALAAFGLERLEASWTGRPWLEALVIAILLGALLRTFWTPGDRWMAGIRFSSRLLLEAAIVLIGATLSLKAILASGPVLLATIVGIVFLSIVSGYLIARLLGLPKRMATLIACGNAICGNSAIAAVAPAIGAEGDDVAAAISFTAILGIAVVLSLPLIGGWFDMSPYGFGVLAGMTVYAVPQVLAAAAPFSALSVQVGTLVKLVRVLMLGPVVLCFSIINRESEAHPLAPNLPAGNRRVRLATFAYFVPWFILGFLAVAVARNSGMIPDAAAAGAAHLATWLTVIAMAALGLEVDIRKLADAGPRASAAAMLSLLVLAGLAAAAITVFGLG